The following coding sequences are from one Magnetococcales bacterium window:
- a CDS encoding PAS domain S-box protein, with the protein MRKPAFLIRYPGLPAFLLVLIIFLAINSTLIVADHRIEVGKTFHQHIQREMQLLGLMIRDAVVRRDLVVIEEAVVGWAEERSDIIEAKVTFPNGFVISHYSRPAFDSELFVHQATVALEDNPLFRLDVKHDMSRINQATAKMGWKLGGISVVLTALLGGALWWVLRKTAVEPLERVVREKEAAQKALVDSEERFRTLYEGIPISYQSLDADGRIIEVNEAWLRTLGYERHEVYNRWFGDFLPESDKVLFNQCFPSFKEKGSVNAAEFQIERKDGQLRTVSFEGAVSRDAQQHFKQTHCVFFDITDELETQKELRLRGAVLNATASTVIITDVNGVIQWVNPAFTRCSGYLPEEVLGKTPALLNSGKHETAFFTHLWRTILSGEVWRGELVNKRKCGTLYHEETIITPVRDHTGIITHFAAVKQEITKRIIREEALKESREHYRRLVETSKFIPWEFSFKEGRFIYMGPQVTAFLGYPPESWQGLDDWENRLHPEDREEASSYCQMATAQGEDHDLEYRVITADGRTVWVRDVVTIVRGEEGVTGLRGFFVDICRRKELEAQLREAKEAAEKASQAKSAFLAAMSHDIRTPMNAILGMGEMLAHSGLNKEQGHYLEVLHHAGEGLLALINDILDLSKIEAGQMQMEEVGFDLAELILGTEKILLTQARDKGLALDFHIEPGVHDWVRGDPLRLRQVLLNLLGNAIKFTDQGRIELTVMPGAEDQDLVRFQISDTGVGIAAERLSEIFHPFSQAEESTSRRFGGSGLGLAICTQLVALMGGEIGVKSVEGQGSRFLFTAKLPRVESLVQVERRMRHEPDEPDGLDEAVLDIPSSVKVRRGHQERERRKGLFILLADDAQDNRDLMAAFLRKTPHHLQMAENGDEAVRFFQAQSFDLVLMDVQMPIMDGYEATRRIRAWETAQGISPTPIVALTANAMKEDQWKTVEAGCDMHLTKPIRRGRLLEMIHGFGQQGAASKAVEEGVGGAEEREGAEWSSAGLETTNESSEKVHDESVASLDERTSPPPAGHFNPMVLEMLRQELGQDIAPVIEMFLESLPGRLKKMATAMAARDWPQLEIISHQLTGSSEALGGEGLGALCRELERGAIHHRPPEDDTLWPRLEREAEVLVKALYEDLNRAKAEEG; encoded by the coding sequence ATGAGAAAACCGGCATTCCTGATCAGATATCCGGGGCTTCCAGCTTTTTTGCTGGTGCTCATTATTTTTCTCGCCATCAACAGCACCCTCATTGTCGCCGATCACCGGATCGAGGTGGGGAAAACTTTTCATCAACACATACAGCGGGAAATGCAACTCCTGGGTCTCATGATCCGGGATGCCGTGGTGCGTCGGGATTTGGTGGTGATAGAAGAGGCGGTTGTTGGCTGGGCTGAAGAACGTTCGGATATTATTGAGGCCAAAGTCACCTTCCCCAACGGTTTTGTCATCAGTCACTATTCCCGCCCCGCATTCGATTCTGAGCTTTTTGTGCATCAAGCCACCGTTGCATTGGAGGATAATCCCCTTTTTCGGCTGGATGTGAAGCACGATATGAGCCGGATCAACCAGGCGACTGCCAAAATGGGTTGGAAGTTGGGGGGGATTTCGGTGGTGCTGACGGCTCTTTTGGGAGGGGCGCTCTGGTGGGTGTTGCGCAAGACCGCCGTAGAGCCCCTGGAGCGGGTGGTGCGGGAAAAAGAGGCGGCCCAAAAAGCCCTTGTCGACAGCGAGGAGCGATTTCGTACCCTCTATGAGGGGATTCCCATCAGCTATCAATCCCTGGATGCCGATGGCCGGATCATTGAGGTGAATGAGGCTTGGCTGCGAACCTTGGGCTATGAGCGTCATGAGGTTTATAATCGCTGGTTTGGGGATTTTTTGCCGGAGAGTGATAAAGTTCTGTTCAATCAGTGCTTTCCCAGCTTCAAAGAGAAAGGATCCGTCAACGCCGCTGAATTTCAGATAGAGCGCAAGGATGGTCAACTGCGCACAGTCTCGTTCGAAGGTGCGGTCAGTCGGGATGCACAACAGCATTTTAAACAGACCCACTGTGTCTTTTTTGATATCACCGATGAATTGGAAACCCAGAAGGAGTTGAGATTGCGGGGGGCGGTGCTCAATGCCACCGCCAGCACCGTGATTATCACCGATGTAAACGGAGTCATCCAATGGGTCAATCCCGCCTTTACCCGATGTTCCGGCTATCTCCCCGAAGAGGTGCTGGGTAAAACCCCCGCATTATTGAATTCCGGCAAGCATGAAACCGCTTTTTTTACCCATCTTTGGAGAACGATTCTTTCCGGGGAGGTGTGGCGGGGGGAGTTGGTCAATAAACGTAAATGTGGCACCCTTTATCACGAAGAGACCATCATCACCCCGGTGCGGGACCACACCGGAATAATCACCCATTTTGCCGCCGTCAAGCAGGAGATTACCAAGCGTATCATTCGGGAGGAGGCGCTTAAGGAGAGTCGGGAGCACTATCGGCGGTTGGTGGAAACCTCCAAATTCATCCCCTGGGAATTCAGCTTCAAAGAGGGGCGGTTTATCTATATGGGGCCCCAGGTAACCGCCTTCCTGGGCTATCCCCCGGAATCGTGGCAGGGGTTGGATGATTGGGAAAATCGACTTCACCCGGAGGATCGGGAGGAGGCCAGCTCCTATTGTCAGATGGCGACAGCCCAGGGTGAGGATCACGATCTTGAATATCGGGTGATCACGGCGGATGGGCGTACCGTTTGGGTTCGGGATGTGGTGACCATTGTCCGGGGAGAGGAGGGGGTCACCGGCTTGCGGGGCTTTTTTGTCGATATCTGTCGCCGCAAGGAGTTGGAGGCGCAACTGCGGGAAGCCAAAGAGGCCGCTGAAAAGGCCAGCCAGGCCAAGAGCGCTTTTCTGGCAGCCATGAGTCACGATATCCGCACTCCCATGAATGCGATTCTCGGGATGGGGGAGATGCTCGCCCACAGCGGGTTGAACAAGGAGCAGGGCCACTATCTGGAGGTGTTGCACCACGCAGGGGAGGGGCTTCTCGCCCTGATCAACGATATTCTCGATCTTTCCAAGATCGAAGCGGGCCAGATGCAGATGGAAGAGGTGGGGTTTGATCTGGCTGAGTTGATATTGGGAACGGAAAAAATTCTCCTCACTCAAGCCAGAGACAAGGGTCTGGCCCTCGATTTTCACATTGAGCCGGGGGTTCATGATTGGGTCCGGGGGGATCCCCTGAGGCTGCGTCAGGTGCTGCTCAATCTATTGGGCAATGCCATCAAGTTTACCGATCAGGGCCGGATAGAGCTTACGGTGATGCCTGGAGCTGAGGATCAGGATCTGGTGCGTTTCCAGATCAGCGATACGGGTGTGGGCATTGCAGCTGAACGTCTGTCGGAAATCTTTCACCCTTTTTCCCAGGCTGAGGAGTCCACCAGTCGGCGTTTTGGGGGATCCGGCCTGGGGTTGGCGATCTGTACCCAGTTGGTGGCTCTCATGGGGGGGGAGATCGGGGTGAAGAGTGTCGAAGGCCAGGGAAGCCGTTTTCTCTTTACCGCCAAACTTCCCCGGGTGGAAAGCCTGGTCCAGGTGGAGCGGCGGATGCGGCATGAGCCTGATGAACCGGACGGGCTGGATGAGGCTGTTTTGGATATCCCTTCCTCAGTGAAGGTGCGGCGTGGGCATCAGGAGCGGGAGAGGCGCAAGGGGTTGTTCATTTTGCTGGCCGACGATGCCCAGGACAATCGGGATTTGATGGCGGCTTTTTTGCGGAAAACACCCCACCATCTCCAGATGGCGGAAAATGGCGATGAAGCGGTACGCTTTTTTCAGGCCCAATCCTTTGATCTGGTGTTGATGGATGTGCAGATGCCGATTATGGATGGTTATGAGGCCACCCGCCGGATTCGTGCCTGGGAAACCGCCCAAGGCATCTCTCCTACCCCCATCGTGGCGCTCACAGCCAACGCCATGAAAGAGGATCAGTGGAAGACCGTCGAGGCGGGGTGTGACATGCATCTGACTAAGCCGATTCGTCGAGGACGGTTGTTGGAGATGATCCACGGGTTTGGCCAGCAGGGGGCAGCATCCAAAGCGGTTGAAGAGGGAGTGGGTGGGGCTGAAGAGCGTGAGGGGGCTGAATGGTCTTCTGCGGGGTTGGAAACCACCAACGAAAGCTCCGAAAAGGTTCATGATGAATCGGTGGCTTCCCTTGACGAGCGCACCTCACCTCCCCCAGCCGGCCATTTCAACCCGATGGTTTTGGAGATGTTGCGCCAGGAGTTGGGCCAGGATATCGCCCCGGTGATAGAGATGTTTCTGGAGAGCCTGCCTGGGCGCTTGAAGAAAATGGCAACCGCCATGGCTGCGAGGGATTGGCCGCAGCTGGAAATCATCTCCCACCAGCTGACAGGTTCGTCGGAGGCCTTGGGTGGCGAGGGGTTGGGTGCGCTCTGTCGGGAGTTGGAGAGGGGAGCGATACATCATCGGCCGCCGGAGGACGACACCTTGTGGCCCCGATTGGAGAGAGAGGCTGAGGTGTTGGTCAAGGCGCTTTATGAGGATTTGAACCGTGCCAAGGCTGAAGAGGGTTGA
- a CDS encoding response regulator: protein MDKNTDQETFLTTREASKILGVALPTVQGWVEKGILRAWKTAGGHRRIARSSLDKMLHERQVALAKGPDSQAHPAPPTLLVVEDDPAMVALYRSQIQTWSFEVDLVTASNGFDALIQIGRKQPGIIISDLVMPGMDGFRMIWILNEKPELADTRIVVVSALDKREIQRQGGLPDKVTVFRKPAPMDQLKAIVGERSVVM from the coding sequence ATGGACAAAAATACCGATCAAGAGACTTTCCTCACCACCCGGGAGGCTTCCAAAATTCTGGGGGTCGCTCTGCCTACCGTGCAGGGATGGGTCGAAAAAGGGATTTTGCGTGCCTGGAAAACCGCCGGGGGGCACCGCCGCATTGCCCGGAGTTCATTGGATAAAATGCTCCACGAGCGGCAAGTGGCCCTCGCCAAGGGGCCGGACTCCCAGGCCCACCCCGCCCCACCCACCCTGTTGGTGGTGGAAGATGACCCCGCCATGGTGGCCCTCTACCGCTCCCAGATACAGACCTGGTCTTTCGAGGTGGACCTGGTCACAGCCTCCAACGGTTTTGATGCCTTGATTCAGATCGGTCGCAAACAGCCGGGCATCATCATCAGTGATCTGGTCATGCCGGGAATGGACGGTTTTCGCATGATCTGGATTCTGAACGAAAAGCCTGAACTGGCCGATACCCGCATCGTGGTGGTTTCCGCTTTGGATAAACGAGAAATCCAACGGCAAGGCGGGTTGCCGGATAAGGTGACAGTATTTCGAAAACCGGCTCCCATGGATCAACTCAAGGCCATCGTTGGCGAGCGGAGTGTGGTTATGTAG
- the xseA gene encoding exodeoxyribonuclease VII large subunit, producing the protein MSQETTLPWQEWLSVAELNDRIQTLLEESFPYVRVRGEISSPRTPSSGHCYFSLIDGNSRLRGVIWRTTLRRLPVPPREGDAVLITGRITCYPPRGEYQLVVEGLKIDGAGRERDRLMELHDRLQAEGLFEAQRKRPLPMLPQTIGVVTSSTGAAIHDITRVLTRRFPGFQLILAHARVQGSEAPAEIVHALESLNRDARAEVIICGRGGGSAQDLACFNAEIVARAIAASTIPVVSAVGHEVDLTLADLAADARASTPSAAAELIMPERSVLLERLATLKQRLIQAAGQQLHQRQSGLQGLKKRLIHPRRTIENTRMRLDEHHERLVRKMRSHLQYKGERLEGMRHRLHLWGRSPTFQPLTARTQLHQERLNTSLGHLLNHKRTQLDHLTTRLQNASPNAILGRGYAIVRDEEGRVIDRAAATTPGDTLAITLAEGSVQARVTHVTEAP; encoded by the coding sequence ATGTCTCAAGAAACCACCCTCCCCTGGCAAGAGTGGCTGAGTGTCGCCGAATTGAACGACCGCATTCAGACTCTTCTGGAAGAGAGCTTCCCCTACGTCCGCGTCCGGGGGGAAATCTCTTCACCCAGAACCCCCTCCTCAGGCCACTGCTATTTCAGTCTGATCGACGGCAACTCCCGCTTGCGGGGGGTGATCTGGCGTACCACCCTTCGGCGACTGCCCGTCCCTCCCCGGGAAGGGGACGCCGTACTCATCACCGGTCGCATCACCTGCTATCCCCCCAGGGGGGAGTATCAACTGGTGGTGGAAGGGCTGAAGATTGATGGGGCTGGCAGAGAACGGGATCGGCTCATGGAACTCCACGACCGATTGCAGGCGGAGGGGCTTTTTGAGGCACAACGCAAGCGCCCGCTCCCCATGTTGCCTCAAACCATCGGGGTGGTGACCTCTTCCACTGGCGCTGCCATCCACGACATCACCCGGGTTCTCACCCGCCGTTTTCCCGGCTTCCAGTTGATTCTGGCCCATGCCCGGGTGCAGGGAAGCGAGGCACCGGCAGAAATTGTCCACGCCCTGGAAAGCCTGAATCGGGATGCACGGGCTGAGGTGATTATCTGTGGCCGTGGCGGGGGCTCTGCACAAGATCTGGCCTGCTTCAATGCTGAAATCGTCGCCCGGGCCATCGCCGCTTCCACCATTCCGGTGGTGAGCGCTGTGGGCCACGAAGTGGATCTCACCCTGGCGGACCTGGCAGCCGACGCCCGAGCCTCCACCCCCTCGGCAGCGGCTGAACTGATTATGCCCGAACGGAGTGTGCTCCTGGAGCGGCTCGCCACCCTGAAACAGCGTCTCATCCAGGCCGCAGGCCAACAACTCCACCAGCGACAGAGTGGACTCCAAGGCCTGAAAAAACGCCTGATCCACCCCCGACGCACCATCGAAAACACCCGAATGCGCCTGGATGAACACCACGAACGCCTGGTCCGCAAAATGCGCAGCCATCTCCAGTATAAAGGGGAGCGCCTCGAAGGGATGCGTCATCGGCTCCACCTCTGGGGACGCAGCCCGACATTTCAACCTCTGACAGCCCGCACCCAACTTCACCAGGAAAGGTTGAATACCAGCCTGGGCCACCTGCTCAACCACAAACGTACCCAGCTTGATCATTTGACCACCCGACTTCAGAATGCCTCCCCCAACGCCATTCTGGGGCGGGGATACGCCATTGTCCGGGATGAGGAGGGGCGGGTGATTGACCGAGCCGCTGC